Part of the Deinococcus aestuarii genome, GGAGGTGCGGTCGCGCAAACAGGCCTGGACATTCCTGCGCTGCCCCTCCCGTCTGCCCCGCCTTCCGCACAGACGACCGCTCCGGTGCCTGTTCCTGCGCCCACTCCGGTCCCGGCCCCCACCGAGCCGACGCCCGCGCCCGTGGCCCCGGCGCAGCCTCCCGCACCCGCCCCGGCCCCACCGCCTGTTCCGGCACCCGCACCAGAGCCGACGGCGGCGCCGACCCGGCCTGCCCGGGCGGCGCCGCTGCTGATCACGGTGCAGGCGCAGTGGCCCGCCCTCGTGGACGGCCGGAAGACGACGGTGCCCTTCAACCGCACCCTGACCCTGCCCGGCCCGCGCGTGGCGGAGTTGCGGGCGCGGGGTGTGATCACGGCCAGCCTGGACGCCGACCCGCGGCAGTTCCTGGCCGACCTGCCCCGGCAGCCCCAGGACGCCCGCTTCGAGAACCAGTGGGACGGCTGGGCGATCGTGCAGCGCAACGGGCTGACGGTGGACGAGGCGAGGACCCGGGCCAACGTGCTGGCCGCCCTCAAGGACCCCCGGGGAGTGAAGGCGAACGTCGTCGTGACCGGGCAGACCGCCCCGAAGCGCACGCTCGACTACTTCGTGTCGCGCGGGATCACGGCCCACCTGGGCACGGGCGAGACGAACTACTACGGCAGCAGCCCCGAGCGCGTGACGAACATCCACGTGGGGGCCAGCCGCTTTCAGGACCGGTTGCTGGAAGGCAAGACGTTTTCCTTCAACCG contains:
- a CDS encoding VanW family protein, coding for MIPSRACAALLVSAWLGGAVAQTGLDIPALPLPSAPPSAQTTAPVPVPAPTPVPAPTEPTPAPVAPAQPPAPAPAPPPVPAPAPEPTAAPTRPARAAPLLITVQAQWPALVDGRKTTVPFNRTLTLPGPRVAELRARGVITASLDADPRQFLADLPRQPQDARFENQWDGWAIVQRNGLTVDEARTRANVLAALKDPRGVKANVVVTGQTAPKRTLDYFVSRGITAHLGTGETNYYGSSPERVTNIHVGASRFQDRLLEGKTFSFNRMVGPISTRTGFVTGLVIAGDRTANGVGGGICQVSTTVFRTLYSAGLPILERRNHSYQVRYYDPQGLDGTIYQPNLDLKFANDTGGPLWFQSEWNDEEARLTVSMFGRARHFTVEVGTPRTLKSTPAPPDRLIRDATLPAGERRQVDWAAPGAVIEVTRRFVRGGQTFKQDTLRSTYRPWPNIFLIGTRR